From one Catellatospora sp. IY07-71 genomic stretch:
- a CDS encoding MerR family transcriptional regulator, with the protein MNGPLRSGELAEAAGVNQQTLRYYERRGLLAEPVRSPGGHRLYPAEALTVLRVIKTAQRLGFTLDEVAELVDLGTHRHGRRRDAGLQKRAADKLAEIETKIADLQTIAAGLRAALAAGCDDLATCATTDCCPLPFADRDRKGPTP; encoded by the coding sequence GTGAACGGTCCGCTGCGCAGCGGCGAGCTGGCCGAGGCGGCCGGGGTCAACCAGCAGACGCTGCGCTACTACGAACGCCGAGGCCTGCTGGCCGAACCGGTGCGCAGCCCCGGCGGCCACCGCCTCTACCCCGCCGAGGCGCTGACCGTCCTGCGGGTGATCAAGACCGCGCAGCGGCTCGGGTTCACCCTCGACGAGGTCGCCGAACTCGTCGACCTCGGCACCCACCGCCACGGCCGCCGCCGCGACGCCGGCCTGCAGAAACGCGCCGCCGACAAGCTGGCCGAGATCGAGACGAAGATCGCCGACCTGCAGACCATAGCCGCCGGCCTGCGCGCGGCCCTGGCCGCCGGCTGCGACGACCTGGCCACCTGCGCCACCACCGACTGCTGCCCCCTGCCCTTCGCCGACCGCGACCGCAAAGGACCCACCCCATGA